The following is a genomic window from Paralichthys olivaceus isolate ysfri-2021 chromosome 3, ASM2471397v2, whole genome shotgun sequence.
ATAATGAAAGAAATGTAAGTATGACAGACATGACGGAATATCATAGTCCAATAATTACTCACACTTTCCCATAATTAAAGATAAAGAGAAGTAGCTCAGTAGAGAATAACCCATTAAACGTATCTCACAAAGTACAAGCAGGGACGGTGGGTATTTTGTTCAAATGCACAGAGAAATGGAGGTCGAACATATGATGACCCATTGTGtgaatatacaaaatatataattaataagAGGGAACGCACACTGCCAAAGTATTtatccagcagctccacataTCTGTGAATTATCTCCAGTGTGATGAGCTCATTGTCCTGGTCCTCGATGGCACAGCAGAAGTACAAACTGGCGTATCTGTAACAGAAAGACGTGACATTTAAATCTGACATTCAAAACAGTaacaaaataacagcatttaaaaAGCATCGTTTAAAATCCTAACATTAACCCGACACTGTGAGAATAAGAGGAGCTGACTTCATGCATTTTTATTATAGGCTCTCCAAGTGATAAATATACTGTCTCCCAGCTCACTGTAAATGTGCTGAGAGAACAACTCTGTTGTTATTAGAAAGGACTGACTGATGTTTACTGTGCACCGGGTATTCATTTAAAAAGCCAGGAGCTGGATGCAGAAGGCTGCATCAGTTAAGCCTCATTCTGCTATGGTTCTTTATCCCTTTTAATCCCTAAGGCTCCTTAAGCATGTGATGATTGGCTAATAAAGGAGCTGGTCAGTTGATCCCTCACAAGCAGCGGGTCAGGAGGACACACTGGACCAAGCAGAAGATTTTTAGAAAGACGGCACAAAGGAGCAAGTCTCAAACTCAACAAAGATGGAACTTGTTGGCGTTATTGATTCCAGATATTTGATCAATAACCCTTCTTTGTCTCATGGTCCACTCCGTCCTTGTGAGCTGTTTGTGCAAGTTACTGCAAGGCACAGCCAAGCTCATGAAACAATGAAGTCAGTTGTTTAATTGTCTATGAAACAGCAGTTGTACTGAAGCTGACACACAGAATGAACTAGCAATCATGGCATCAGGCTGTTACAGGGTCAAACCTTTTAGAACAAATGCATACATAGCTCTGAAATACACTGTAGACACTGtaaatagaaactgtgtctatgTTTTTGTCCatataacatgttttattacatatttGATAGTAAATTGaacatatttgcatatttagggtttgataaaaaaagaaatctaaatGCATCTCGGGCTGTGGGGAATTATTTCAGGCATTTTTCCcctattttctgacatttcagagaaaaaacagattGATTGGTTATTTGAGAAAATATTCATTGCTTGCAACCAGAGGCATCCTGTATGTTTTCATTAGGATTACTACATCTGCGTGTGCTCTGCTTCAACATGATGACAGGCTGTATGTTGAAATGTTACTTACTACACTCTTGCCTAACTGTGTGCTCCAGATCTCATGTTTCCAGATTCCATTTagctttttatatttcatattgtgTAATTTTACACCATAAACAGCCTAAATATCATAAAGCAGTGACGGTTATTGTCTttactgcatcaaaacaaatttCCATTGGGTGCTCTGAGGCTCATTTAGCTGTGGTGGAggctatttattattttttagttCTTCTCACTgaggttaaaataaaatagaatcaaacaattaaaaagGATTTCCCTGTTGCCCTTGACATCTACATAAAATCATAATGTATGAACCagtatggaaaaataaaacatgctcTTGGACTATGTTCAACTTCAGTAAAAGCATTTCTCATTTCTGAAACAGAACAATCATATCAGGACTAAGACAGTTGTTTACAGCAGCTCTCCTCTGACATGTGAGCACGTTGGACTTTCTGTCTTCATTAACAGTTGGAAAGATGAGAGCTTCtcaaaactataaaaataaagacatattCAAACCGCTGCAGTAAAACTAAATCCAAAGGCAGCAGCCCTAATCACACTTTTATGtcttaatgtaatgtaatgagtCAATTTAGCTGTTTTcatttaataacaataaaaagggCAAAGTCAACTATAAACTATTCACATTAAAGAGGTTAACAAACATGTGTCTGGTTGAGCAATAGTGCAAAGTCACTGGTGGGTCAGCGCGTggactgctgtgtttgtttacctgtCCACTGCAAAACAACTATAAAgtgaaaattgtatttttcttattgtaCATGATGCCTTCATATTCTTTGGCGACATACTTCTGATTGTCCAACAGAGCCAAGTCTGTGAATGACAGGTCTATGACTTGCCAAGGGAAGTGTGAAAAACTGTTCTGTGACCATTCaaccagaaaacacattttattcaaattcaaGTCCAGTTTCTACGCACCTCTTGTATACAATCTTCAGGTCTCTCCACTCTAGGAAGCTGCACATTTTGGGCTTTCGAGCCAGGACCGTCTGCACCAACTCTCTGgtgatcttcttcttctccttatCAGACAAAGGCACGTACCATTTCTGAAGCCTGAGCTTTCCTTGTCGACTGAACAGAAGCATGAACTGCATCTGAAATTAAGACatggggagaagaaaaaaacaacagatgagctgtgaaacacaatgagagacaagaggaaggaGTGGGTGGTTTAAGATATCCACAAAAAGATTCAAAAAGCATTCGGAAGAAAACATCCAACTACTGTGACGCCAGACGTGGGAATTTGAAGTCAAGAAGATTCTGACACGttaagacaaacaaaagaaaatattactGATTGATATGTGAGAATTAGGTTAATCCAGGTCTGGAAATGACTTGAGCTATTATCCTGTACAATATTCATCTCTgcggaggttatattttcacccctgtccatttgtatgtgttttgtttgtttgtttgtttgttgtgagtAAAATATGTgtagtatgggtcagggaaatttgttgtggatctggatcagtaGACAGATCCAGAATTTCTACCTTAACAATGCGAGATAGGGTGTTTCTctacattttcaccatttccccagggaataatttatgGGTCCTGGTGAAAAATGTGTGAATgattttggtgcagcttgattgataTTAAGGCGAGTGTTAGACCTGGCTGGTAGAATGCCCTCAGTtatcagtttattaggtacatgtaggtatgtaatgtaatgcagaCCTGCTGTGTGTCCTCCTTCATGAGGCCTACAAGGTTCAGCTTTTAATTGAAACTGGAGGCTGTTTAGTTTAGTCCAGTATATtacacacaacatcaacactaaatacataaatataatataataaaagtaatCAGGGTGTGGAAAACTTGTCGTGGCTTATATGAAAAATCACACCCATAAGATTAACAGAAAATAACATAGTCACAGATACAGGTTATATTCTTGTAGACATATTAGTATAACATGGACATATTTGGTATATATACATATGAGTTTGTGATGTTGTTGATTTGTATCACACAATATAAAGTGGAGTTTCTGTTACAGAACCTGTCATCACTGACTTCAACGTGTTGGAGGAAATAGTAAAGACACCTGTCACAGTAAAGTTGAATCAGCGTGTGTCTAAGGTGAAAACTAACCGTGATGAAGGGAGGATTCATTACAGGCCTGTTGTACTGACCACACAAGCTCACCAGGAAtgtgaataataacaataacaatgataatatcAGAACCTAAGAGTTGTGTGTcagatgtgtctgtgttgtcgTGTGTGAGGGATAAAGAACCAGTTTTACTTCAGGTTTAAAACTCCGCCTTCAGAACCGATGACCAGAGGAAACATGTTGTAACTTCTCGCTTCgatcaaaacaaacaggaacGGTTTTTAATGAACAATTCAAAATGACAGTATCACCTCGTCCTCACCACAAGTCTGCTTTACACCGTTATTCAGCGCCTAGCATTAGCCTCTTCAGCTAGCGACCAGAGCGCGG
Proteins encoded in this region:
- the LOC109625266 gene encoding AP-1 complex subunit sigma-2 isoform X4 — encoded protein: MNSNTSACVSNQGSGAWCWFGWWLTSLQRNTVLVLKMQFMLLFSRQGKLRLQKWYVPLSDKEKKKITRELVQTVLARKPKMCSFLEWRDLKIVYKRYASLYFCCAIEDQDNELITLEIIHRYVELLDKYFGSVCELDIIFNFEKAYFILDEFLLGGEAQETSKKNVLKAIEQADLLQEPRHEYFNVPVY